The Calditerrivibrio nitroreducens DSM 19672 genome window below encodes:
- the hoxE gene encoding bidirectional hydrogenase complex protein HoxE, protein MFGRPTLPSEDKRWKIIQNTMKKNGYNPDSLIEVLHAVQEYFGYIDEDALKFVSESLNIPYSRAYSVATFYHYFTLKPQGEHICVVCTGTACYIKGANQLLAHLKNHHDLSDGDTTKDGKVSLLTARCVGACSLAPVVVVDNKILGEINSEKLDDVIKGCRDAV, encoded by the coding sequence ATGTTTGGTAGACCTACACTTCCATCGGAAGATAAAAGATGGAAAATTATCCAGAATACCATGAAAAAAAATGGCTACAATCCTGATTCACTGATTGAAGTACTTCATGCCGTTCAGGAATATTTTGGGTATATTGACGAAGATGCCCTCAAGTTTGTCTCCGAATCGTTGAATATTCCATACAGCAGAGCATACAGTGTAGCAACATTTTACCACTATTTTACATTAAAACCACAAGGGGAACATATCTGTGTGGTATGTACCGGAACAGCATGCTACATAAAAGGGGCAAATCAATTACTTGCACATTTAAAAAACCATCACGATCTATCAGATGGTGACACTACAAAAGATGGCAAAGTTTCCCTTCTAACCGCCCGATGTGTGGGAGCCTGTAGCCTTGCCCCTGTGGTGGTGGTTGACAACAAAATATTAGGGGAAATAAACAGCGAAAAACTTGATGATGTCATAAAGGGGTGCAGAGATGCTGTATGA
- a CDS encoding NuoF family protein: MLYEELLEKIDDQFLGKDKQDTISVCVAAGCLALGSDKVLEELKRIFPDRIVKGVGCLGLCSRGALVRIEPEGFVIEHARPDNIDEIVNFIQNPKKIRDENEKFYTKQQKIVLKNCGKIDPESIEEYILNEGYKAFLKCLNELSPDEVINEVIKSGLRGRGGGGYPTGLKWSTVGKIQSPIKYVVCNADEGDPGAFMDRAILESDPHKVIEGMLIAAYAVGANRGYVYVRAEYPLAIKRLKTAIKNAERFNLLGANIAGTTFNFNLEVRLGAGAYVCGEETALIASIEGKKGTPRPRPPYPAESGIKNYPTLINNVETYANISTIINNGSEWFASIGTDKSKGTKVFALSGNIKNTGLVEVPMGIKLYDLIFEIGGGIPNDKEFKAVQTGGPSGGCIPSEYLNTSVDYESLTHLGSIMGSGGMIVMDENTCMVDMAKFFIDFCKSESCGKCAPCRNGTVQLYEILDKITKGEGNERDLITMIKIANTMKKTSLCGLGQSAPNPVLSAFKYFKDEFYEHVLHRYCPAGVCKFNGGNR; this comes from the coding sequence ATGCTGTATGAGGAATTGCTGGAAAAGATAGATGATCAATTTTTAGGCAAAGATAAACAGGATACAATCTCCGTATGCGTCGCGGCTGGTTGTCTTGCCCTTGGTAGCGATAAAGTGCTCGAAGAATTAAAGAGGATATTCCCTGACAGGATAGTAAAAGGTGTTGGTTGTCTTGGTTTGTGCAGCAGAGGGGCACTGGTAAGAATCGAACCGGAAGGGTTTGTGATAGAGCATGCCAGACCAGACAACATTGATGAGATAGTAAATTTTATACAAAATCCCAAAAAAATTAGAGATGAAAATGAAAAATTTTATACAAAACAGCAGAAAATAGTATTAAAAAATTGTGGTAAAATAGATCCGGAGTCGATTGAAGAATATATTCTAAACGAAGGGTATAAAGCTTTTCTCAAATGCTTAAATGAGCTCTCCCCCGATGAAGTCATAAATGAAGTGATAAAATCTGGACTTAGAGGAAGGGGTGGTGGTGGTTATCCCACAGGGCTAAAGTGGAGTACTGTGGGAAAAATACAGTCTCCAATAAAGTATGTGGTTTGTAATGCAGATGAAGGTGACCCTGGTGCCTTTATGGATAGAGCCATACTGGAAAGTGATCCCCATAAGGTTATTGAAGGGATGCTCATAGCAGCCTATGCAGTTGGGGCAAACAGAGGATATGTATACGTCAGAGCAGAGTACCCCCTTGCAATAAAAAGGCTAAAAACAGCAATTAAAAATGCTGAAAGATTCAACCTTCTGGGAGCAAATATCGCAGGCACCACTTTTAACTTTAACCTTGAGGTAAGACTTGGTGCCGGAGCCTACGTATGTGGGGAAGAAACTGCACTAATAGCTTCGATAGAAGGGAAAAAGGGTACCCCAAGACCAAGACCACCATACCCTGCGGAATCCGGAATAAAAAATTACCCCACACTGATAAACAACGTGGAAACTTACGCAAATATCTCCACTATAATAAATAATGGATCTGAATGGTTTGCCTCAATAGGTACAGATAAAAGTAAAGGCACAAAAGTTTTTGCCCTTTCCGGTAATATAAAAAATACTGGATTGGTGGAAGTTCCGATGGGGATTAAGCTTTACGATTTGATATTTGAGATAGGTGGAGGTATACCGAATGATAAAGAGTTTAAAGCGGTTCAAACAGGTGGCCCATCCGGAGGCTGCATCCCTTCTGAATATCTAAATACATCTGTTGATTATGAATCCTTAACCCATTTGGGTTCCATAATGGGTTCAGGTGGTATGATCGTAATGGATGAAAATACATGCATGGTGGATATGGCTAAATTTTTCATAGATTTTTGTAAATCGGAATCCTGCGGAAAATGTGCCCCATGTAGAAACGGCACCGTTCAACTTTATGAAATACTTGATAAAATCACAAAAGGTGAGGGTAATGAAAGAGATCTAATCACAATGATTAAAATAGCCAACACAATGAAAAAAACAAGCCTGTGCGGATTGGGTCAGTCTGCCCCAAACCCTGTTTTAAGTGCATTTAAGTATTTTAAAGATGAATTTTATGAACATGTTTTACACAGATACTGCCCTGCTGGTGTATGTAAGTTTAACGGAGGGAACCGATGA